One Tiliqua scincoides isolate rTilSci1 chromosome 9, rTilSci1.hap2, whole genome shotgun sequence DNA segment encodes these proteins:
- the CIAPIN1 gene encoding anamorsin, with product MAEHGISTGQRVAVVWDSHSSPEALQSLVQNIQAIVGAEGCVSVENLDQLLRSSHNESSFDVVLSGLVPGSSTVHSAEILAEIARIAKPGGRILLREVVTTGTDNNSKLKTVTKLPAALTLSGLVEVKEVQKDLLTAEQMQSVKEQLGVQCNELLSVQMEGKKPNFEVGSSSQLRLSFVKKPASSEKLTVDPTAAKLWTLSANDMNDEDTDLLDSDELLDPEDLKKPDPASLKAPSCKESGKRKACKNCTCGLAEELEKEKKSLQPKSACGNCYLGDAFRCASCPYRGMPAFKPGEKILLNENNLHDA from the exons ATGGCAGAGCATGGGATCTCCACTGGTCAGCGAGTAGCAGTGGTTTGGGACAGCCACTCATCCCCTGAGGCACTCCAGAGCCTTGTACAGAATATTCAGGCTATTGTGGGAGCTGAAGGTTGTGTATCAGTAGAAAACCTTGACCAGCTGCTGCGGT CATCCCATAATGAGTCCAGTTTTGATGTAGTTCTGTCGGGTCTGGTACCCGGAAGCTCAACAGTGCATAGCGCAGAAATACTGGCTGAAATTGCTCGGATAGCCAAGCCAGGGGGCCGCATCCTTCTCAGGGAAGTAGTGACAACGGGAACAG ATAACAACAGCAAGCTCAAGACTGTGACCAAACTCCCTGCAGCTCTGACGCTGTCTGGACTGGTGGAAGTGAAGGAG GTGCAGAAGGATCTTTTAACCGCTGAACAGATGCAGTCTGTTAAGGAGCAGCTTGGTGTGCAGTGCAATGAACTGCTTTCTGTTCAGATGGAAGGCAAGAAGCCGAACTTTGAGGTGGGGTCTTCAAGTCAGCTCAGACTTTCCTTTGTGAAGAAACCAGCTTCATCAG AAAAGCTGACTGTTGACCCCACTGCTGCCAAACTCTGGACACTTTCTGCCAATGACATGAATGATGAGGACACA GATCTCCTGGATTCTGATGAACTTTTGGATCCTGAGGATTTAAAaaagccagatccagcctctcTCAAAGCCCCCTCCTGTAAAGAATCTGGAAAGAGGAAAGCCTGTAAAAACTG CACTTGTGGCCTTGCCGAAGAGCtcgagaaggagaaaaaaagcttGCAGCCCAAATCTGCCTGTGGAAAT TGTTATCTGGGAGATGCATTCCGCTGTGCCAGCTGCCCTTACCGGGGCATGCCAGCCTTCAAACCTGGGGAGAAGATCCTCCTGAATGAGAACAACCTTCATGATGCTTGA